The DNA window AAGGAGCAGGGCGATGCCGCGTACCTGGTTGACCGATCGGTTCGGGCTGGACGTGCCGCTGGTGGGGGCGCCGATGGCGGGGGTCGGCGACGGGAGGCTGGCGGCGGCCGTGTCCGCGGCGGGCGCGCTGGGCATGTTCGGCGTGCCGGCGAACGCGCCAGGCTCGTGGGTGGCCGAGCAGGCCGCCGTCGCGGCCGGGAGCGGGCGGCCGTACGGGATCGGGCTGATGGCGTGGGCGCTGCCGGACAGCCCCGGGCAGCTCGACGCGGTGCTCGCCGCCCGGCCCGCCCTCGTCTCCGTCAGCTACGGCGACCTCGCCCCGTACGTGGAGCCGCTGCGCGGCGCGGGCATCACCGTCGCCGCCCAGGCGGGCACCACGGAGGAGGCGCTGGCCGCCGAACGCGCAGGCGTGGACGTCGTCGTGGCGCGGGGCGGCGAGGGCGGCGGGCACGGGCGCGACGAGGTCGCGACCCTGCCGTTGCTGCAGAGCGTCCTGGACGCGGTGAACGTCCCGGTGCTCGCGGCGGGCGGCGTCGCGACGGCGCGCGGCCTCGCCGCCGTGCTGGCGGCCGGGGCCGAGGGCGGATGGGCGGGGACGGCGTTCCTCGGCTGCGCCGAGACGACCCTCGCCGGGCCGGCCCGGGCGCGGCTGCTCGCCGCCGGCGAGACCGGCACCGCCTACGGGCGGGTCTTCGACGTGGCCCAGCGCCTGGCCTGGCCGCCGGAGTACGGAGGGCGGGCCCTGCGCAACGCCTTCTTCGACCGGTGGCACGGCAGGGAGGAGGAGCTGGGCGAGGACGAGGGGGCGCGCGCCGAGCTGACGGCCGCCCGGCGGGACGGCGACTACGACACCGCGTACGTGTACGCCGGGCAGGCGGTCGGCCTGGTGCGGCACGAGCGCCCGGCCGCCGAGGTGGTGGCCGGGTTCGCGGCGGTGGACGAGCTCCTGTCCCGCTTCGCCCGGCCCTGACGCCGGCGGCCGTCACGGGATCAGGGGGCGGCCGGCAGGACTCCCGCCAGGTAGGCGGCCAGTTCCGCGGGTCGCGACAGCATCACCATGTGGCCGCCGGGCATCTCGTCGGGGGTGATGCCGAGCCGTTCCCCGACGTGCCGGCGGACGAAGCCGGGGGTGAAGAACCGGTCGTCGCGGCAGAGCAGGTATCTCGTCGGCACGTCCGGCCAGGCGGGCAGGGGCCACGGCTCGCGGCCCGCCCGGTCCACGCTCACGGTCGCGGCGAGCGCGCCGTCGTGGTCCGCCACCCGCCGGGCCAGGTCGCGGGGGACGTCGTGGAAGTAGAGCTCGTGCTCGTCGTCGATGCCGGACGGGGGCCGCCCGCTGCGCTCCCACCAGTCGTCCGGCGGCTCGCCCGGGGCCGGGATCATGGCGGTCACCAGGACGAGCGCGGCGGCCGGCGCGCGGGCGCAGACGAGCGGGGCGACGAAGCCGCCCCAGGAGTGGGCCACCACCACGAGAGGCCGGCGCCCGCCGGCCGCCCGGACGACGGCGTCGGCGTAGTCCCAGAGCCCCGACCGCGGGTCGGACATCGGCAGGTCCACCGCGACCGTGTCGTGGCCGCGGTCACGCAGCTCCGCCTCGACCAGGTGCCAGTCGAAGGCGCTCCCGCCGCCGCCGTGGATGAGTGCGAAAGTCGTCATGCCGGTGGAGACCCGCGGCGGCGTCCGAACTCATCGGGCGGGCGAGTCCTGGCCCCCGTCCGTGGCGGCCGTGTGGCCGCGGGGGCTGCCCCCTTACGGCACTTCCTGGGCGGTCTCGGCGGGCCTGCCGTAGGTGACGGAACGGCGTACCGGCGCGGGCGCCGCCGCGTGCAGGGCGGCGTCGGGCCGCGCCCCGAGCGCGTCGTTCACGGTCGAGAACGCCAGCCGTAACGCGACGAACGCCGTCATCGCGAAGATCTGCCCGTCGCCGAACCCCGCCGCCCGCAGCTCCTCCACGTCCTCGGGCCGGGTGGCGCTGGGGTCGCGGGCCACCTTCCGCGCCCACGCGGCCATCGCCCGCTCGGGCTCCTCCAGCCCGGCGTCGTCGCCGCGCAGCAGCCCGCCCGCCGCCTCGGCCCCTGCGACCTCCGCGAGCCTGGTCCCCCAGGCCAGCGAGCAGTAGGAGTCGCCGATCGTGGAGGCGCACGCGGTGACCAGCACGGCGCGTTGCCGCAGCGTCAGCCCGCCGGCCGCGGCCACGCCGCCGATCAGGCCGAACAGCTCGCCCTGCGCCTCCGGCTGGTACGCCCACAGCCGGGACAGGTTCATCACGTACCCGTGGTCGGCCAGGTCCTCGTCGTAGAGCCGCTGGGCCGCGTCGCCGAGTTCGGGCTCGGGAAGGAAGTTGCTCATGCCACCGCCAGTGCCGCGTCGGTGCCGGACGCTCCGTCCGGCACTTCAGCATGCCCGCTTCCCGCGCGCGGGCACAGGCCCACTACGCGGCGCCGTTCCCGTCCCCGTTCCCGCGCAGCGCGGCGGCGAAGCGGCGGCCCGGCTCCGGGTCGGCCCCGAAGCGCGCGGCGTAGCGCTCGTGCGTCTCCCCCCAGTGCTCGTGCGCCTCCTCCTCGGTGACGGCCCGGCCGGACAGGTACGGCTCCAGCCGCGACAGGTAGACGTCCCACCCGGCGGCGGTCTGCGCCGCGAGGCCGTGGTCGTCGATGACGTGCACGAAGACGAGCCGGCAGCCGTCGCCGTCGGGGGTCAGGTCGAAGCTGTACGGCTGGCCGGCGTACGTCCAGGCCAGGCGGCGGGGCGGGTCGACCTCGGTCACCTCGACGCTCGCGCCGCCGGCGTCGAGGATCTCGCCGACCGCCGGCGTCCAGTCGACGGCGGCGGGGAACCAGGCCCTCAGCTCGTCGGGCACGCTCACGGCCCGCCACACGCGCTCGACGGGGAAGGCGAGCACGCGTTCGAAGCGCAGCGCCGGGCGGCCGTCGATGGTCTCCAGGGTTCCGTCGGTCATGGGTTGTCCTCCAGGTGTCGTTCGAGGGCGTCGAGACGCTGGGACCAGAGCATCCGGTAGGGCTCCAGCCACTCCGCGACCTCGGCGAGCGGTTCGGGGCGCAGCGAGTAGACGCGCTGCTTGCCGTGCGTGCGCACGGCGACGAGCCCGGCCTCGCGGAGCACCTTGAGGTGCTTGGACACGCCGGGCTGGCTGAGGTCGAGGTGTTTCACCAGCTCACCGGCGGGCCGCTCACCGGTGCGGAGCAGGTCGAGGATCCGCCTGCGGTGCGGCTCCGCCAAGGCTGCGTAGGCGCTCATGGCATACATATTGCCGAATGGCTATATGTAACGCAACCCCGCGGCGGTCCGCCCGTCCGGCGGACCGCCGCGTCCGGCCTCCCTACTGCAGGATCTTGACGTCGTCCACGGCGGCCTCCACCAGGCTCGCGGTCGAGGCGTCGGCCGCCTCGACCACCACGCGGACGCTCTGGCCCGCGAACGCTGACACGTCGACCGTCGCGACCGCCCAGGCGCCGTCGCGGTCGGTGGCCGCGCCGAGCTGCTGGAACACGGTGCTCGTCGTGCTTCCGGCCACCTTGACCCGCAGGTAGTCGGCGCTGGAGGAGTTGCTGCCGTGCGCGAGGTACCAGGAGAACGACAGCTTCGGCGCCCCGGCGGGCAGCGTGATCGGCGGCGACTGGATCGAGGTCACTCCCCCGTCGACGTCGTTGGCGCCGGCGGACGATCCGGCCGACCGGCCGGTGACCAGGTCGTTGACGCCGCTGACCGTGGTGCCGAGCTGCTTGGCGCCGCTGGAGGTGGTGGCCTCGGGGTCTCCGCGCTCCCACAGGCCGCTCGTGGCGGTGCCGGCCACGGGCGTCCAGCCCCGGTCGGTCTCGAAGTCGTCCGCCCAGACCACGGTGGGCGGCACGGCGGTGCCGATGGTCCAGACCGCGTACGCGACCGCGTCGGCGTTGCGGTCGAGCGCGGTGTCGCTGATGTTGGCCGTCGTGTCGCAGGAGCGGTGGTAGCACGGGTCGAAGGCCTGCCCCGCCGTGCCGCCCCACAGCTGCGCCTGGGCGCTGGACTTGACGCCCTCGGCGCCGGTGAAGGTGCCGCCGGCCGGGATGCCCTGGGAGATGAACGGGCCGTAGTCCGAGCGGCCGTCGAAGTCGGTGCCGCGCGTGGGCACGCCGATCGAGGCGAAGTAGTCCTGGAGGACCCGTTCGAGGTCGGCGGAGCCGGCGGGGCCGGGGCCGGAGCCGACCCCGTCGGAGTTGTCGCCGTCGTAGATGAAGTAGCCGGCGTTGGGCGAGCCGACCATGTCGAAGTTGAGGTACCCCTTGATCTTGGCGCGTTCGGCGGCGGCCAGGTTGGTGACGTAGAACTGCGAGCCGCGCAGCCCCAGCTCCTCGGCGCCCCACCAGGCGAAGCGCAGGTGCTTGGTGGGCTGGAGCGCCTGCCGGGAGACCTCGAGCGCGGTCTCCAGGATCGCGGCGCTGCCGGAGCCGTTGTCGTTGATGCCGGGGCCGGCCGTCACGCTGTCGAGGTGGGCGCCGATCATGAGGATGTCGTCGGGGTTGCCGCCGGGCCAGTCGGCGATCACGTTGTAGCCGGTGGCGCCGTTGTAGGTGAACGACTGCAGGGTGGTCGTGTACCCGGCGGCGTCGAGGCGGCCTTTGACGTAGTTGGCTGAGGCGAGGTAGCCGGGCCGGCCGTGGGCGCGGTTGCCGCCGTTGGCGGTGGCGATGCTCTGTAACTGGGTCAGGTGCGCTTTGACCGCCGCCAGCGGGATGTCGGGCGCGGCGAGCGCCGCCGAGGCCGGCGCCGGCGCGCCGGTGAGGGCGCCGGCCAGGGCCAGGGTCACGGTGGTGAGTACGGCGAGCAGACGTGATCTCATGCCATTCCTCTGGGGATCTGACGGGACGAGATAATTCCCCCGCGATGGTGCTGTAAGGAACGTAATGGCACACGGGGAGGTCGCCTAGACCCGATCTCGCGCCCGGAAGAAGGTGCCGCCCGGGCCTCGCTCGGCCATATGGTCCTTTCTTCCGGAATGTCCTTTCGATGATCACTCCACCGCACGCGACCGGCGGAAAACATGACATCAGGTGTCGGGTTTCAGGAGGAAGGTGGTTCCTTCCGGATACCTGAGAACGAAGGACCTTCCTTGCACGAGACACCAGAAGAGCTGAAGCGGCTCCAGTCCCTTCTCGACGCCTCGCTCTCCCGCTCGACCGCGCACCTCCGCTCGATCGTCACCGCGCGCACCCTCCGGGCGGAGCAGCTCACCGAGGTCCTGACCGGCATGTGCACCCTCGCCCTGTCGACCGTGACGGCGAAGGGCGAGCCGCGGATCAGCGGCGCGGACGGGCACTTCCTGCACGGCATGTGGCACTTCGGCACGGCCCGCGAGGCCGCCAAGGCCCGCCACCTCGCGGCCCGTCCCGCCGCCAGCGCCGCCCACATGCGCGGGGAGGACCTGGGCGTGTTCACGCACGGCACCGTGGAGATCCTCAATCCCCTGGACGGCGAGCCGGCCCCTGACTGGCCGGACCTGCTCGCCTACTTCAAGGACTTCTACGGCGCCGGCGCCTTCGACTGGGACACCGAGGTGGTGTACTACCGGCTGCGTCCGCACTGGATGACGGTCTACGCCCCCGACTTCGCCAAACTGACCGCGTCCTAGCGTCCGGCGTCGTCGACCAGGACGCGCGCCAGGACGAAGGCGACGAGCCCGGCGAGGACCACCGACAGCAGGCCGGCGCGCAGGCTGACGAGGTCGGCGACGAACCCGACGAGCAGCGGCGACAGCAGGAACCCGCCGCGCAGCAGCCAGCTCACGACGGTCAGCCCGGTGCCGGGGGGCAGGCCGGGCAGCTCGTCGGCGGTGTGCATGGCGGCGGGGACGAGGGTGGCCGTGCCGAGCCCGGCCAGGACGAACCCGGCCAGCGCCGACGGGACGGACGGCACGGCCAGCGCGGCGCCCATCCCGGCGGCGGCCAGGAGGCCGCCCGCCCTGGTCACCGTCCGGTGGCCGAAGCGGTCCACGACGCGGTCGCCGGACAGGCGGCCGACGGTCATGGCGGTCTGGAAGGCCACGACCGCGAGGCCGGCGGTGGCGGCGTCGGCGCGCAGGCCGGTGAGGTAGAGGGCGCCCCAGGACGCGCCGGCGTCCTCGACGAGCGCGCCGCACGCGGCCAGCAGGCCGAGCGCGGCGAGCATCCCCACCGCCGGCCCCCCGGACGAACGCCGCCCCGGCCGCCCGCCGGAAGCCGCCGGATCGCCGCCGGTGGCCGCTCCGCCGTCTCCGGAAGCGGGACGGGCGGCGTTCGGGGCAGGGGCCGGAGGGGCTGCGTTCGGGGCAGGGGCGGGATGGGCGGTGGCAGGAGCGGGATGGCCGTCGGCGGAGGCTGGGGGCCGGGGGGCGCGTTCGGCGTTCTCCGGGCCGGGCAGCAGGAACCGGTAGGCGGCGACGGCGACGGCGCTGATCAGCGCGGCGGAGATCCCCAGATGGACCGCCAGGGGCAGGCGGAGCCCGGCGGCGGCCGCGCCCATCAGGCCGCCCAGCACCGCGCCGATGCTCCACACCCCGTGCAGCGAGTTGAGTATGGACCGCTGGTAGAGCCGTTGCACGCGCAGGCCGTGGGCGTTCTGCGCGACGTCCACCACGGCGTCGAGCGCGCCCACGACGAACAGCACGCCGCCGAAGGCGACCCAGTTCGGCGCGAACGGGATCGCCAGGATCGCGAGCGTGGTGGCGACGGTGCCGGACACCGCCACCCGGGCCGAGCCGAAACGGCGGACGAACACCCCGGCGAGCAGCCCGGCCAGCAGCGCGCCGACCGAGAAGGCGGCCACCGCGCCGCCGAAGACGGCGTTGCTCACGCCGAGGTCGGCCTTGATCTGCGGATAGCGCGGGACCACGTTGAAGAACACGGCGCCGTTGGTGAGGAACAGCGCCGCGACGGCGGCGCGGGCCAGCCGCGCCTGGCGGCCGGGCGCGGAGGGAAGGGCGGCGGGACGGATCCGTTCGGGCGTCATCGGGCCCGGCGGCGGGTCCGGGAATCGTTCGTGCCGGGGAGGACCGGGTTCCCATCAGGCATCATGTGTACGAGCGTACAGAGCCGTGCTTGATCGTCCCCGCCGGGACCGGCCGAGACCGGCAGGAAAGGAAGGGCTTCCATGGAGGCGCCCGACGGCGACGAGCGGCGGTGCCGGGCGGCAGCGGCCGGACGGCCCGCCGCGCCGGCCGAGCTGAGCGAGCTCCGCCAGGCCGGCACCTACCTGGTGGACGACCGCGGCCGGATCATCGAGGTCAGCGCCCAGGCGCTGCGCCTGCTCGGGCGCACGGCCGACGAGCTGCTCGGGCGGGACGCCCACGACGTGCTGCATCGCGGCCGCTACGGCGAGAGCCTGCCCCGCAGCCGGTGCGCGATGCGGCAGCCCCTCATCGCCGGGCGCAGCGGGCAGGGGGAGCTGGAGTGGTTCGAGCGCGGGGACGGCACCCTGCTGCCGGTCTCCTGGCTGCTCACGCCGTGCGGCCTCGGCGGAGGGCGCACCGGCTCGCTGGTGATCTTCTACGAGTCCGGGATTGCCGAGCCCGCCCGGCGGGAGCCGGAGAGCGCCTCGGCCTCGATGTCGGAGCTCGACCGGCTGGCCCTGCTCGCGGAGACGACCACGATCCTCACGGCCAGCCTGGAGGTGGCGGAGACGCTGCGCCAGCTCGTCCGGCTCACGGTGCCGCTGCTGGCGGACTGGGCGGTGGTGGACCTGCTCACCGAGGACCACGGCGTGTCACGCGCCGTGGTGGCGCACCACGAGAACGGCGGCGTGATCCACCGGGAGGACCTCCAGGGGCCGATGCCGCCGGTGCCGGAGGAGTCGCCGATGCCGCTGTCGCGGGCGCTGCGCGGCGTCACCGCGACGCTGGCCGGCCCCGAGACCTACCGGGGGACGCCCGACTCGCACATCGCGGTCGCCCAGCGGAAGCTGTTCCAGGCCACGGGCATGCACTCGGCGTGCATCGTCCCCATCCGCGGGGTGCGCGAGGTGGTGGGGGCGCTGACCCTCGGGCGGGCCGACCAGCCGGGCGCGTTCACCACGACCGACCTGCTCCTGGTCGAGGACATCGCCCGCCGCGCCGGGCTGGCCCTGGACAACGCCCGCCTGTACGAGCGGCAGCGCCGCGTGGCCGAGACCATGCAGCGCCACCTGCTGCCGCAACTGCCGGTCGTGCCGGGCGTGCGGATGAGCGCCCGGTACGTTCCCGCGCCCCGCGCCTCGCAGGTCGGCGGCGACTGGTACGACGCCTTCCACCTGCCGGGCGGCGGCACCGCGCTGGTGATCGGCGACGTGGTCGGCCACGACCTCGACGCCGCCGCCGGCATGGCGCAGATCTGCAACATGCTGCGCGCCTACGCCGGAGCGCAGCGGGAGTCGCCCCGCACGGTCCTGGACCGGCTGGACCTGGCGGTGACCCGGATGGCGCAGACCACGATGGCCACCGTCGTCCTCGCCCACCTGGAGCGCGCGGGCGACGAGGGCTGGCTGCTGCGCTGGGCCAACGCCGGCCATCCCCCGCCGCTCCTCGTCGAGCAGGACGGGCGGGCCCGGTTCCTGGAGGCGGGGCACGGCCCGCTGCTGGGCACCGGGCTGCGTCCCGCCCGCGCCGACGCCGTGATCGAGCTGCCGCCCGGCTCGGCCCTGCTGCTCTACACCGACGGGCTCGTCGAGTCCCGGGCGCACAACCTCGACGAGGGCCTGGGCCGGCTGTGCCGGCGCGCCGCCGGCCTGGCCGGCCTCCCGCTGGACGCCCTCTGCGACCTGCTGCTCGACGACGTGCGGCCGGCCGACAACGACGACGACGTGGCCATGCTGGCGCTGCGCGTCCCCTGAGCCGGGCAGGGCGGCGGGCCGGACGGCGGGCCAGCCGGCGGGCCAGCCGGCGGGCCAGCCGGCGGGCTAGGCGACGGCCGAGGTCAGCTCGGCGACGTCGTCATCGCTGAGCCGGAGGCCCGCGGCGGCGACGTTCTGCTCCAGGTGCTCGACCGACGACGTGCCGGGGATGGGCAGCATGACGGGCGAGCGGCGGAGCAGCCAGGCGAGCGCGAGCTGCGAGGGCGTGGCCGACATCCGGGAGGCGAGGTCCGCGAGCGGCCCGCCCGCCTTCGCCAGGCTGCCGGTGGCCAGCGGGAACCAGGGGATGAAGGCGATCCGGTGGCGTTCGCAGTGGTCGAGCACGTCCTCGGCGGAGCGGTTGGCCAGGTTGTACAGGTTCTGGACGGAGGCGATCGGGGTGATGGCGCGGGCCTGCTCGATCTGGTGGACGGTCACCTCCGACAGGCCGATGTGCGCGACCTTCCCTTCGTCCTTGAGCGCTTTCAGCTCGCCGACCTGATCCTCAAGGGGCACCTGGGGGTCGACGCGGTGGAGCTGGAGCAGCGCGATGCGTTCGACGCCGAGGATGCGCAGGCTCATCTCGCACTGCTGGCGCAGGTAGGCCGGCCTGCCGACGGGTGTCCACTGGTCCGGGCCCTGCCGGGTGAGCCCCGCCTTGGTGGCGATGACGATGTCCTCGTCGTACGGGGCGAGGGCGCGGCGCAGCAGCGGCTCGGCGACCATCGGGCCGTAGGAGTCGGCGGTGTCGAAGAGGGTCACGCCGAGCTCCGCCGCCCTGCGCAGGACCCGTACGGCGTTGTCCGGGTCGGCCGGCGGCCCCCACACGCCCCGGCCGGTGAGCTGCATCGTCCCGTAGCCGAGGCGGTTGACGCCGAGGGCGCCGTCGATCTCGAAGCGGCCGGAAGCGTCGGCCGTCACAGTGGTCATCGCGGGATCCTTTCTCCGGAAGCCGCGCGCCGGGATCCTGGACTCCCGCCGCGCCACGGGCTCCGCGCACCCCGGGTGCCTGCCCGGTGCCTCCACGCCCTACCTCAATGTGCCGGCAAACCCTGCCAAAACTCCCGCCGGGCGGGCGGAGGGGTGCGGAGGGTTCAGTCCCGGGCCGCCGGGCAGGGGCGCAGCGTCGGCGCCTGCACGCGAAGGGAGAGAGCCATGAGCGAGCTCGATCACGGCATCGCCGATCTGAACGGCGACCAGGCCGCCGTCTTCCAGGCCGTCTCCTACCTGGAGAGCGGCCCCGCCGGGCCGGGCGACCTGGAGGAGATCGCCCGCCGGGCGGGGCTCGACCGGGAACGCGCCTCACGCGCCCTCGACGAGCTCATGGGCCCGCTCGGCCTGGTCACCGCCGTGGAGGATCCGAGCGGCGCCCGAGGGCACGCGGTGTACCGCGTCCAGTCCTTGGGCTGACGTACGGTCAGGACTGCCCGGAGCCGGGGGTGCGGGCGTTGAGCCGGTTGAGCGTGAGCGCCAGCGTCGTGCCGTACACCAGGTGTCCGGCGACCATGACCGCCTGGCGGCCACGCCGGTCGCGGACGGCCGGTGGCAGGATGCCGAGCCGCGGGACCCAGCCCTGGTAGCTGGAGAGCCAGATCGCCAGCGCGTAGCCGGCGCCGAGCGGCGCGGGCGTGTGCCGGCCCCGGGTCAGCAGCCCGTACAGGGAGCCGGCGGCGGCGCCGAAACCAAGGTGGGCCAGCGCCCCCGCCACGCCCTCCCCCGGCTTGGGCCGGTGCCGGTGGCCCGGCAGCATCGCCCGGGCGATGCGCTTGGGTGGCTGGTCCGGCATGAGTCCCAGGCGGCTCCCCGCGAGCATGACCACACTCATCGTGGCGGTGGCGGCCGTGCCGCCCAGGGCGCCCTTCATCACGTTGCGCAGCATGCATGGCGGTTGCCCGTCAGAGCACGACGGTAACGCCACCGATGCCACCTTTTGCCGCTGGGATGGAATCGGTAATGCCCCGCGTGGCAGCCGGAGGCAGGGGTAGTCACGGATCGTGACCGAGGGAGGACGATCGTGACAGCACAGCAGACCGCGCCGGAGAGGATGTCCGAGGGGGACGTCATCGACCTGCTGCAGGCCCAGCACGGCATGATCAGGGACCTGTTCGACGAGGTCGAGCAGGCGTCCGCGGAGCGGCGGCCGGAGGCGTTCACCCGGCTCGTGCGGCTGCTGGCCGTGCACGAGACGGCCGAGGAGGAGATCGTGCACCCGCGCGCGCGGCACGCGTTCGAGGGCGGCGACGGCATCGTGGACGACCGGCTCGCCGAGGAGCGCGAGGCCAAGGAGCTGCTGCAGCGGATGGACGAGGCCGGGGCGGACGCGCCCGACTTCATGCCGAACCTGATCATGCTGCGCGCGGCGGTCGAGGCGCACGCGCGCAGCGAGGAGCGCTACGAGTTCACCAAGCTGTACGCCCACACCACCAAGGCCGAGCGGCGCGCCATGGCCGCGGGCGTCAAGGCCGCCGAGGCGATGGCGCCCACCCATCCGCACCCCGGCGTGGAGTCGGCGACGAAGAACCTCCTCATGGGAACTCCGGCCGCCATGATGGACCGGGTCCGCGACGTCATCCGGCAGGCGATGGGGAAGAACCCCTGAGCGAGTGACGTCGCGGCCGGTCCGGGGCCGGCGCCCGCGGACGCGGTGAGCGTCAGGGCGCCTGCCCATGGCCTGGCGGATGACGTCCCGCGCCGCGACCCCGCGACTAAACTGCGGTCATGACCGCAGAGTCGACCCCCCTCACCCTCGCGCAGCTCGCCGAGCTGGCGGGGGTCTCGACCGCCACGGTCTCCAAGGTCGTCAACGGCCGCGCCGAGGTCTCGCCGGAGACGCGGGCCGCCGTCGAGGCGCTCATCCGGCGGCACGGCTACCGCAGGCAGCGCCGGCGGCCCGCGCCGGCCGCCGTGGTCGAGGTGGTCTTCCACGCGCTGGAGGGCGACTACCCCGTCGAGATCATCAAGGGCGTCGAGCAGGTGGCGCGCGAGCACCAGCTCACGGTGGCGGTGTCGGAGCTGCACCGCCGCGACCCCGCGGAGCAGGGCTGGCTGGAGGGCGTGTTACGCCGCCGCCCGACCGGGGTCGGCGTGATCGCGGTGTTCTCCAGCCTCGACGAGACGCAGCGGGAGCGGCTCGCCCGGCGCGAGATCCCCCTCGTCCTGCTCGATCCCGCCGACGACCCCGGCAGGGGGATCCCGTCGGTGAGCGCGGGCAACTGGAACGGCGGGCTGGCGGCCACCCGCCACCTGCTGGAGCTGGGGCACCGCCGGATCGGCGTCATCACCGGCCCCGGCTACGCGCTGTCCGGCCGGGCCCGGCTGGACGGCTACCGCACCGCCCTGGACATGGCGGGCGTCCCCGTCGATCCCGACCTCGTCGCCTGCGGCAGCTTCCTCATCGAGGGCGGCCTGGCGGCGGCGCAGCGGCTGCTGCGGCTGCCCGATCCGCCCACGGCCATCTTCGCCACCAACGACGGCCAGGCGATCGGCGTCTACCACGCGGCCCACCGGCTCGGCCTGCGCGTCCCCGACGACCTGAGCGTGGTCGGCTTCGACGACCTGCCGTCCGTGCGCTGGGCCCTTCCGCCGCTCACCACGATCCGCCAGCCGCTCGCCGGCATGGCCGCGGCGGCCACCACCATGCTGCTGACGCTCGCGCAGGGCGAGCCGCTGCCGCAGAGCCGCATCGAGCTCGCCACCGAGCTGGTCGTCC is part of the Nonomuraea coxensis DSM 45129 genome and encodes:
- a CDS encoding aldo/keto reductase is translated as MTTVTADASGRFEIDGALGVNRLGYGTMQLTGRGVWGPPADPDNAVRVLRRAAELGVTLFDTADSYGPMVAEPLLRRALAPYDEDIVIATKAGLTRQGPDQWTPVGRPAYLRQQCEMSLRILGVERIALLQLHRVDPQVPLEDQVGELKALKDEGKVAHIGLSEVTVHQIEQARAITPIASVQNLYNLANRSAEDVLDHCERHRIAFIPWFPLATGSLAKAGGPLADLASRMSATPSQLALAWLLRRSPVMLPIPGTSSVEHLEQNVAAAGLRLSDDDVAELTSAVA
- a CDS encoding MarR family transcriptional regulator, producing the protein MSELDHGIADLNGDQAAVFQAVSYLESGPAGPGDLEEIARRAGLDRERASRALDELMGPLGLVTAVEDPSGARGHAVYRVQSLG
- a CDS encoding DUF6789 family protein — protein: MLRNVMKGALGGTAATATMSVVMLAGSRLGLMPDQPPKRIARAMLPGHRHRPKPGEGVAGALAHLGFGAAAGSLYGLLTRGRHTPAPLGAGYALAIWLSSYQGWVPRLGILPPAVRDRRGRQAVMVAGHLVYGTTLALTLNRLNARTPGSGQS
- a CDS encoding hemerythrin domain-containing protein, whose amino-acid sequence is MTAQQTAPERMSEGDVIDLLQAQHGMIRDLFDEVEQASAERRPEAFTRLVRLLAVHETAEEEIVHPRARHAFEGGDGIVDDRLAEEREAKELLQRMDEAGADAPDFMPNLIMLRAAVEAHARSEERYEFTKLYAHTTKAERRAMAAGVKAAEAMAPTHPHPGVESATKNLLMGTPAAMMDRVRDVIRQAMGKNP
- a CDS encoding LacI family DNA-binding transcriptional regulator, coding for MTAESTPLTLAQLAELAGVSTATVSKVVNGRAEVSPETRAAVEALIRRHGYRRQRRRPAPAAVVEVVFHALEGDYPVEIIKGVEQVAREHQLTVAVSELHRRDPAEQGWLEGVLRRRPTGVGVIAVFSSLDETQRERLARREIPLVLLDPADDPGRGIPSVSAGNWNGGLAATRHLLELGHRRIGVITGPGYALSGRARLDGYRTALDMAGVPVDPDLVACGSFLIEGGLAAAQRLLRLPDPPTAIFATNDGQAIGVYHAAHRLGLRVPDDLSVVGFDDLPSVRWALPPLTTIRQPLAGMAAAATTMLLTLAQGEPLPQSRIELATELVVRESTAAPAR